GTTGGACTATTATTCATAAGATTATTCAGTGCGCGTTCAATTTCTTAACACGCAATCGTTTTTAGGTATGATAAGAAAAGTAGATCATCATGGATAAAATATAGAGATAGAATTCTCTTAGCAGGAGGAATTTCACATGCAGAAAATCGGAGTTGGTATTGTTGGATATGGTCCGTCAGCTACCACCTTTCATGTTCCGTTTCTACAAGCATCAGAGCATTATGAGATTGTGGCCGTCCTATCTTCTAAACCAGAAAAGGTAAGAGCAGACCTAGGAGATGTGCAGGTGGCTTCACAATTACATGAGCTATTGCAAAATCCCAAAGTGGAATTGGTCATCATTACGACGCCTACATCGCTTCATTACGAAATGGTAAAAGAAGCGATACATGCAAAGGTACATATTGTGGTTGAGAAACCGTTTGTGGTAACAACCAGACAGGCAGATGAACTAATTGAGCTAAATAAGCTGACAGGCAAGATACTAAGTGTTTATCAAAACAGACGGTGGGATAATGATTTTTTGACAATCCAACGCTTATATCAGGAAGGCCGACTAGGTGAAATCTATCATTTTGAATCTCATTATGATCGGTATCGGCCCGAAGTACGTGATCGGTGGAGAGAAAACGCAGGGCCAGGCTCCGGTATTTTGTATGATCTAGGCTCTCACCTGTTAGATCAGGCTATTATGATGTTTGGAATGCCCAAAGCGGTTACAGCAGATGTACAGGCACAGCGACCTGGGGCTAAAACAGATGATTATTTTCATGTCATCCTGCATTATGATCGCTTGCGAGCGATTTTACACGCGGGCATGCTGACAGTTCAACCGGGGCCGCGTTTTCAGGTGCATGGTGATAAGGGAAGTTATATGAAGTTTGGATTTGATGTACAGGAGGGGGCTATCCAAGACAATCAGCCGCTCAACGCTCCCCATTGGGGTCAGGAAGAAAAAGAATGGTACGGAGAGTTAACCACGATGGTTGAAGGTAAACCTGTGACAGAAAAAATCGTCTCAGAAAGGGGATCTTATCACCGTTATTATGATCAGCTATATGAAGCAATTCGTTTAGGCAAGCATGTACCCGTTCATGCAGAACAGGCGCGAATGAATATTTTTCTAATTGAAGCGGCTTTTAAAAGCAGTCGGGAAGGTCGGACGATTTATCTAGATTGATCCACAGAGTTTGTGGATCTTTCACTACATTGGTAAAGCTTGTGCAATCCTTCACAGAACGGACATCCAAAAGAAGGGGGAAGGCTGAGTTCCCCTTCTATAATAGGGGTAACCTAAGGAGAATGGTGGAAGGAATGGGGAGAAGAGATGGATCCATTTAAAAAACAAGAAAAGGGATTATTTATTCTTTGCATGGTGGTAGCTGTCATTATGCTATTATCCTTTGCAAGGAAGTTCTTTTAACTTGAAGCGGTCATTTTTTTACGTAAAAACGTTTCTGGATTTTTCATAAATATATGAAATCTTTGCTGATCTACATGCTACAATGATAATAAAGAACCGATATAACAAGGAGGCCATATGATGTTTGATAAAATGGTGATAGCTTTGGATGGTTCGCAGTTAAGTCCAAAAGTACAGGAAGCGGCGATTCTATTTGCCCGTGAGAATAAATCCTCGCTCACTTTTGTACATGTTGTAAAAGAATTACCTGCCTATGTAACTAGTCAATTAGTATTTATGGTTCATGACGTTCAAACTGAATATCTGGAAGAAGCCAAAAAATACGGTCAAGAATTACTAGATCAAGCATGCAAAGCGGCAGAAAAAGAAGGAGTTCAATGTGAAGCTATCCTGCTTCAAGGAGACCCAGCTAACGAATTGCTCGCTTTGGTTAAAGAAAAGAATGCTGACCTCATCATGATGGGTAGTCGCGGGTTGGGAGATTTTAAAGAATTGATGCTAGGTAGCGTTAGTCATCGTATTACACAATTGGCACCGTGCCCGGTCTTTATTATTAAATAAGCAGCTAGCAATAAGAGCTTTATCACGCAACAGAAGCGCGATAAAGCTCTTATTATGATTACATATTGCTGATTTCTAGCGGCAAGGCTTTTTACCGAATAGAATCGTCAGGTCAATGGTTATCTCTGCTACATTCATTTGTAAAAATGCTTCCATTTCTTCTCCCGTTGCTCCCCAGGATAATGGAGTCATCTGAAGCAGAGCTTCGATGGAGGTTTGATCTAAAGCAAAACAATAGCGGACTCGCTTTACATCTACAAGCTGAAAGTGACTTTTAAAGAGAGCCAGTGTGTTATCGTTGGAGTACTCCTGCCTATTCGGTTCCTTGTAAAAAGCCTCTCTCAATTCCTTCAGGTAATCTCTATTAGGGATGACCTTTACGACCATACCGTCATCAGCCATCATTCTTATAAATTCAGAGTAATTAGATGGCGATAATATATTTAAAATATAATCAAATCGTTCACTAGCAAAGGGGCAATGTGCTATATCTGTAACGCACCAGACTGCATTTGGATACTCCCGCGAAGCCATGCTAATACCT
The nucleotide sequence above comes from Brevibacillus laterosporus LMG 15441. Encoded proteins:
- a CDS encoding oxidoreductase produces the protein MQKIGVGIVGYGPSATTFHVPFLQASEHYEIVAVLSSKPEKVRADLGDVQVASQLHELLQNPKVELVIITTPTSLHYEMVKEAIHAKVHIVVEKPFVVTTRQADELIELNKLTGKILSVYQNRRWDNDFLTIQRLYQEGRLGEIYHFESHYDRYRPEVRDRWRENAGPGSGILYDLGSHLLDQAIMMFGMPKAVTADVQAQRPGAKTDDYFHVILHYDRLRAILHAGMLTVQPGPRFQVHGDKGSYMKFGFDVQEGAIQDNQPLNAPHWGQEEKEWYGELTTMVEGKPVTEKIVSERGSYHRYYDQLYEAIRLGKHVPVHAEQARMNIFLIEAAFKSSREGRTIYLD
- a CDS encoding universal stress protein, giving the protein MMFDKMVIALDGSQLSPKVQEAAILFARENKSSLTFVHVVKELPAYVTSQLVFMVHDVQTEYLEEAKKYGQELLDQACKAAEKEGVQCEAILLQGDPANELLALVKEKNADLIMMGSRGLGDFKELMLGSVSHRITQLAPCPVFIIK
- a CDS encoding methyltransferase domain-containing protein, with amino-acid sequence MNEIISERIMTETKKERMSILDAGCGEGSHLSSIQTKISKHHTGKAFGVGIDISKEGISMASREYPNAVWCVTDIAHCPFASERFDYILNILSPSNYSEFIRMMADDGMVVKVIPNRDYLKELREAFYKEPNRQEYSNDNTLALFKSHFQLVDVKRVRYCFALDQTSIEALLQMTPLSWGATGEEMEAFLQMNVAEITIDLTILFGKKPCR